The Streptomyces sp. 11x1 genomic sequence GAGCTGAACGGCATCCACCAGGCGATGGAGTACCTGCCGCTGGCCAACAAGGTGCAGGAGGGCGACTTCGTGGCGCCCCCCATCACGGCCGAGGGCAAGCACGTCGTCGTCATCGGCGGTGGCGACACCGGCGCGGACTGCGTGGGCACCGCCCACCGCCAGGGCGCGGCCTCGGTCACACAGCTGGAGATCATGCCGAAGCCGGGCGAGGACCGTGCCCCGAACCAGCCGTGGCCGACCTTCCCGATGCTGTACAAGGTCACCTCCGCGCACGAGGAGGGCGGCGAGCGGGTCTACTCCGTATCCACCACCCACTTCGAGGGCGACGAGGACGGCAACGTCCAGTGGCTGCACCTCGTCGAGGTCGAGTTCGTCGACGGCAAGCTGACGCAGAAGCCGGGCACGGAGCGGAAGATCCCCGCCCAGCTGGTGACGCTGGCGATGGGCTTCACCGGCACGGACCGCGAGAACGGTCTCGTGGACCAGTTCGGCCTGGACCTCGACGAGCGCGGCAACATCGCGCGTGACGCCGACTTCCAGACGAACGTGCCGGGTGTGTTCGTGGCGGGCGACGCGGGGCGCGGTCAGTCCCTCATCGTCTGGGCGATCGCCGAGGGCCGCTCGGCCGCGCGCGGCTGCGACCGCTTCCTCACGGGCGCGAGCGACCTGCCGGCCCCGATCCGGCCGACGGACCGCTCGCTGATGGTCTGATCCACCGCATTCCTGACCTGCCGGGTCCTGCCCCGCCGGTCACTGATCCACCGGGTCACTGATCCACCGGATCAACAGACGTCCCGTACAACGGCGTACGGAACACAGACGGCGCCTGCCCACCAGTCCCCGACCGGACTATCGGGCGGGCGCCGTCGCATGTCCCAGGCGAGGGCTCAGCCCGTCATCGCCGCCACCTTCGCCACCGCCAGCACCACCAACAGCGCCAGCACCCCCACACACGCCCCCGCCTGTACCAGCACCCTGCGTCGGTCCCTCGGTGCGTACGCGAAGGCCAGGGCGGTCAGGCCGCCTGTGAGGAGGCCGCCGAGGTGGCCCTGCCAGGACGTCACGACCGCCGAGATGACCAGCCAGATCAGCAGACCCGCCATGAAGCGGTTGATGCCCGCCGGGTCGGCGCCGAGGCGGCGGGCCAGGACGTAGTACGCCGTGCAGACGCCGAAGATCGCGCCGGAGGCGCCGACCGTGCTGCTGTCGGGGGCCAGGAGGAGGACCAGGACGGAGCCGCCGAGGGCGGAGAGGAGGTACAGGCTCAGATAGCGGGCGCGGCCCAGCTGGGCCTCCACCACCCGGCCCACGTTCCACAGCGTGACCATGTTCATCACGATGTGGAGGATGCCGAACGTGCCCTCGGTGGGCGGGATGTGGAGGAAGGCGCCGGTGAGGAGGCGGTACCACTCGCCGTCGATCACGCCTTCGAGGTGGAAGTCGCCCGGGTAGGCGCTCTGCCAGACGTAGCGCAGACCGTCCGGGCCGGCGAGGCCCCGGCCCAGCATCGCGAAGTCGTCGACGATCGACGGGCGGAGCAGCTCGGCGACGTACGCGACGACGTTCAGGCCGATCAGGACGTACGTCACCAGCGGGACCGCCGAGATCCGGCCGCCGAAGGCCGTGCGGGCCTGGCGGACGCTTCTCGCGCCCTCCTTCACGCACTCCGGGCACTGGTGGCCCACGGCCGCGTCGCGCATGCAGTCCGGGCAGATGAACCGCTCGCAGCGGGTGCAGCGGACGTAGGACTCCACGTTCGGGTGGCGGTAACAGGTGGTGACGGCGGGCTCGGACGACGACGAGGAC encodes the following:
- a CDS encoding rhomboid family intramembrane serine protease, which produces MEPESSSSSEPAVTTCYRHPNVESYVRCTRCERFICPDCMRDAAVGHQCPECVKEGARSVRQARTAFGGRISAVPLVTYVLIGLNVVAYVAELLRPSIVDDFAMLGRGLAGPDGLRYVWQSAYPGDFHLEGVIDGEWYRLLTGAFLHIPPTEGTFGILHIVMNMVTLWNVGRVVEAQLGRARYLSLYLLSALGGSVLVLLLAPDSSTVGASGAIFGVCTAYYVLARRLGADPAGINRFMAGLLIWLVISAVVTSWQGHLGGLLTGGLTALAFAYAPRDRRRVLVQAGACVGVLALLVVLAVAKVAAMTG